One Esox lucius isolate fEsoLuc1 chromosome 1, fEsoLuc1.pri, whole genome shotgun sequence genomic region harbors:
- the med17 gene encoding mediator of RNA polymerase II transcription subunit 17 isoform X2 gives MSGVGPAVRVSIESTCEKQVQEVSLDGMETYVPPLSMSQNLAKLAQRIDFGQGSDSDEEGVEAEPRDPQEWGKTEAEEDEATVKFQPSLWPWDSVRNNLRSSLTEMCVLYDVLSVVKEKKYMALDPVSQDPSAGKTPQVFQLISKKKSLATAAQLLLKGAEKLSKSVAENQENRRQRDFNSELLRLRSQWKLRKVGDKILGDLSYRSAGSLFPHPGTFEVIKNTDINLDKKLPEDYCPLNVQIPSDLEGSAYIKVSIQKQAPDIGDLGTVNLFRRQPKAKAGTQPWHVKLEAAQNVLLCKEIFAQLSREAVQIKSQIPHIVVKNQIISQPFPGLQLSISLCHSTGEKKNQRASPEKPKPDDHLYVLEHNLHQLMREFHKQTLSSIVMPHPASAPFGHKRQRMAGPMAYDKAEISSLQQNEGLLEKIIKQAKHIFLRSRTARTIDSLASRIEDPQIQAHWSNINDVYESSVKVLITSQGYEQICKSIQLQLNIGVEQIRVVHRDGRVISLSHQEQELQDFLLSQMSQHQVHAVQQLAKVMGWHVLSFSNHVGLGSVESIGNASAITVASSNGEYAISVRNGPESGCKVLVQFPRSQSKELPKSDVIQDGKWNHLRGPYKEVHWSKMEGRNFVYKMELLMAALTPCL, from the exons ATGTCGGGTGTTGGTCCAGCTGTCCGTGTCAGCATCGAGTCGACATGCGAGAAGCAGGTTCAGGAGGTGTCTCTGGACGGGATGGAGACATATGTCCCTCCGTTGTCCATGTCCCAGAACCTGGCCAAGTTAGCCCAGAGGATCGACTTTGGCCAAGGCTCTGACTCTGATGAGGAGGGGGTGGAAGCAGAACCCCGGGACCCTCAGGAGTGGGGGaaaacagaggcagaggaggatgAAG CCACGGTGAAGTTCCAGCCATCCCTGTGGCCCTGGGACTCGGTGCGTAACAACCTTCGCAGCTCCCTGACAGAGATGTGTGTGCTGTACGATGTCCTCAGTGTCGTCAAGGAGAAGAAGTACATGGCCCTGGACCCAGTGTCACAGGACCCCTCGGCCGGGAAG ACACCCCAGGTATTCCAGCTCATCAGTAAGAAAAAGTCTTTGGCCACAGCTGCTCAGCTGCTTCTGAAAGGGGCAGAGAAACTCAGTAAGTCAGTGGCCGAGAACCAGGAGAACCGAAGACAGAGGGATTTCAACTCAGAGCTGCTGCGGCTTCGCTCCCAGTGGAAACTACGCAAAGTAGGAGACAAAATCCTGGGAGATCTCAGTTACAGGAGCGCAG GATCGTTGTTTCCTCACCCTGGCACATTTGAAGTGATAAAGAACACAGACATCAACCTGGACAAGAAGCTGCCGGAGGATTACTGTCCACTGAACGTCCAGATCCCCAGTGATCTGGAGGGATCCGCCTACATTAAG GTTTCAATCCAAAAACAGGCCCCTGACATTGGTGACCTGGGCACGGTGAACCTGTTCAGGAGGCAGCCTAAAGCTAAAGCAGGCACTCAGCCATGGCATGTAAAGCTGGAGGCTGCTCAGAACGTGCTGCTCTGTAAGGAGATCTTTGCCCAGCTGTCCCGGGAGGCAGTTCAGATCAAGtcccagatcccccacattgtAGTCAAGAACCAGATCATCTCACAACCCTTCCCAG GTCTCCAGCTGTCCATATCTTTGTGTCACTCCACTGGAGAGAAGAAGAACCAGAGGGCCTCGCCAGAGAAGCCTAAACCTGACGACCACCTCTACGTTCTAGAACATAACCTGCACCAGCTCATGCGAGAG TTCCACAAGCAGACTTTGAGTTCGATAGTGATGCCTCACCCGGCCAGTGCCCCCTTTGGCCACAAGAGGCAGCGTATGGCAGGGCCCATGGCCTACGACAAAGCAGAGATCTCAAGTCTGCAGCAGAATGAGGGCCTACTGGAGAAGATCATCAAGCAGGCCAAACACATCTTCCTGCGCAGTCG GACTGCGCGGACCATCGACAGCTTGGCCAGCCGTATAGAAGACCCCCAAATCCAGGCCCACTGGTCCAACATTAACGATGTGTATGAGTCCAGTGTCAAAGTTCTCATCACCTCGCAGGGCTACGAGCAGATCTGCAA GTCTATCCAACTGCAGCTGAACATCGGGGTGGAGCAGATCCGGGTGGTGCACAGGGACGGACgtgtcatctctctctctcaccaggaACAGGAGCTGCAGGACTTCCTGCTCTCACAG ATGTCTCAACACCAGGTTCATGCGGTTCAGCAGCTGGCTAAGGTGATGGGCTGGCACGTCCTCAGCTTCAGTAACCACGTGGGCCTAGGCTCCGTGGAGAGCATCGGAAACGCCTCCGCCATCACAGTCGCGTCCTCCAACGGGGAATATGCCATCTCAG TTCGTAATGGTCCGGAGAGTGGCTGTAAAGTCCTGGTCCAGTTCCCACGCAGCCAGAGCAAGGAGCTGCCCAAGTCTGATGTAATCCAGGACGGGAAGTGGAACCACCTGCGAGGGCCCTATAAGGAGGTCCACTGGAGCAAGATGGAGGGACGCAACTTTGTCTACAAGATGGAGCTGCTCATGGCCGCCCTCACCCCCTGTCTTTAG
- the med17 gene encoding mediator of RNA polymerase II transcription subunit 17 isoform X3 codes for MSGVGPAVRVSIESTCEKQVQEVSLDGMETYVPPLSMSQNLAKLAQRIDFGQGSDSDEEGVEAEPRDPQEWGKTEAEEDEATVKFQPSLWPWDSVRNNLRSSLTEMCVLYDVLSVVKEKKYMALDPVSQDPSAGKTPQVFQLISKKKSLATAAQLLLKGAEKLSKSVAENQENRRQRDFNSELLRLRSQWKLRKVGDKILGDLSYRSAGSLFPHPGTFEVIKNTDINLDKKLPEDYCPLNVQIPSDLEGSAYIKVSIQKQAPDIGDLGTVNLFRRQPKAKAGTQPWHVKLEAAQNVLLCKEIFAQLSREAVQIKSQIPHIVVKNQIISQPFPGLQLSISLCHSTGEKKNQRASPEKPKPDDHLYVLEHNLHQLMREFHKQTLSSIVMPHPASAPFGHKRQRMAGPMAYDKAEISSLQQNEGLLEKIIKQAKHIFLRSRTARTIDSLASRIEDPQIQAHWSNINDVYESSVKVLITSQGYEQICKSIQLQLNIGVEQIRVVHRDGRVISLSHQEQELQDFLLSQMSQHQVHAVQQLAKVMGWHVLSFSNHVGLGSVESIGNASAITVASSNGEYAISVRNGPESGCKVLVQFPRSQSKELPKSDVIQDGKWNHLRGPYKEVHWSKMEGRNFVYKMELLMAALTPCL; via the exons ATGTCGGGTGTTGGTCCAGCTGTCCGTGTCAGCATCGAGTCGACATGCGAGAAGCAGGTTCAGGAGGTGTCTCTGGACGGGATGGAGACATATGTCCCTCCGTTGTCCATGTCCCAGAACCTGGCCAAGTTAGCCCAGAGGATCGACTTTGGCCAAGGCTCTGACTCTGATGAGGAGGGGGTGGAAGCAGAACCCCGGGACCCTCAGGAGTGGGGGaaaacagag GCAGAGGAGGATGAAG CCACGGTGAAGTTCCAGCCATCCCTGTGGCCCTGGGACTCGGTGCGTAACAACCTTCGCAGCTCCCTGACAGAGATGTGTGTGCTGTACGATGTCCTCAGTGTCGTCAAGGAGAAGAAGTACATGGCCCTGGACCCAGTGTCACAGGACCCCTCGGCCGGGAAG ACACCCCAGGTATTCCAGCTCATCAGTAAGAAAAAGTCTTTGGCCACAGCTGCTCAGCTGCTTCTGAAAGGGGCAGAGAAACTCAGTAAGTCAGTGGCCGAGAACCAGGAGAACCGAAGACAGAGGGATTTCAACTCAGAGCTGCTGCGGCTTCGCTCCCAGTGGAAACTACGCAAAGTAGGAGACAAAATCCTGGGAGATCTCAGTTACAGGAGCGCAG GATCGTTGTTTCCTCACCCTGGCACATTTGAAGTGATAAAGAACACAGACATCAACCTGGACAAGAAGCTGCCGGAGGATTACTGTCCACTGAACGTCCAGATCCCCAGTGATCTGGAGGGATCCGCCTACATTAAG GTTTCAATCCAAAAACAGGCCCCTGACATTGGTGACCTGGGCACGGTGAACCTGTTCAGGAGGCAGCCTAAAGCTAAAGCAGGCACTCAGCCATGGCATGTAAAGCTGGAGGCTGCTCAGAACGTGCTGCTCTGTAAGGAGATCTTTGCCCAGCTGTCCCGGGAGGCAGTTCAGATCAAGtcccagatcccccacattgtAGTCAAGAACCAGATCATCTCACAACCCTTCCCAG GTCTCCAGCTGTCCATATCTTTGTGTCACTCCACTGGAGAGAAGAAGAACCAGAGGGCCTCGCCAGAGAAGCCTAAACCTGACGACCACCTCTACGTTCTAGAACATAACCTGCACCAGCTCATGCGAGAG TTCCACAAGCAGACTTTGAGTTCGATAGTGATGCCTCACCCGGCCAGTGCCCCCTTTGGCCACAAGAGGCAGCGTATGGCAGGGCCCATGGCCTACGACAAAGCAGAGATCTCAAGTCTGCAGCAGAATGAGGGCCTACTGGAGAAGATCATCAAGCAGGCCAAACACATCTTCCTGCGCAGTCG GACTGCGCGGACCATCGACAGCTTGGCCAGCCGTATAGAAGACCCCCAAATCCAGGCCCACTGGTCCAACATTAACGATGTGTATGAGTCCAGTGTCAAAGTTCTCATCACCTCGCAGGGCTACGAGCAGATCTGCAA GTCTATCCAACTGCAGCTGAACATCGGGGTGGAGCAGATCCGGGTGGTGCACAGGGACGGACgtgtcatctctctctctcaccaggaACAGGAGCTGCAGGACTTCCTGCTCTCACAG ATGTCTCAACACCAGGTTCATGCGGTTCAGCAGCTGGCTAAGGTGATGGGCTGGCACGTCCTCAGCTTCAGTAACCACGTGGGCCTAGGCTCCGTGGAGAGCATCGGAAACGCCTCCGCCATCACAGTCGCGTCCTCCAACGGGGAATATGCCATCTCAG TTCGTAATGGTCCGGAGAGTGGCTGTAAAGTCCTGGTCCAGTTCCCACGCAGCCAGAGCAAGGAGCTGCCCAAGTCTGATGTAATCCAGGACGGGAAGTGGAACCACCTGCGAGGGCCCTATAAGGAGGTCCACTGGAGCAAGATGGAGGGACGCAACTTTGTCTACAAGATGGAGCTGCTCATGGCCGCCCTCACCCCCTGTCTTTAG
- the med17 gene encoding mediator of RNA polymerase II transcription subunit 17 isoform X1, whose amino-acid sequence MSGVGPAVRVSIESTCEKQVQEVSLDGMETYVPPLSMSQNLAKLAQRIDFGQGSDSDEEGVEAEPRDPQEWGKTEAEEDEGMLLEAEEDEATVKFQPSLWPWDSVRNNLRSSLTEMCVLYDVLSVVKEKKYMALDPVSQDPSAGKTPQVFQLISKKKSLATAAQLLLKGAEKLSKSVAENQENRRQRDFNSELLRLRSQWKLRKVGDKILGDLSYRSAGSLFPHPGTFEVIKNTDINLDKKLPEDYCPLNVQIPSDLEGSAYIKVSIQKQAPDIGDLGTVNLFRRQPKAKAGTQPWHVKLEAAQNVLLCKEIFAQLSREAVQIKSQIPHIVVKNQIISQPFPGLQLSISLCHSTGEKKNQRASPEKPKPDDHLYVLEHNLHQLMREFHKQTLSSIVMPHPASAPFGHKRQRMAGPMAYDKAEISSLQQNEGLLEKIIKQAKHIFLRSRTARTIDSLASRIEDPQIQAHWSNINDVYESSVKVLITSQGYEQICKSIQLQLNIGVEQIRVVHRDGRVISLSHQEQELQDFLLSQMSQHQVHAVQQLAKVMGWHVLSFSNHVGLGSVESIGNASAITVASSNGEYAISVRNGPESGCKVLVQFPRSQSKELPKSDVIQDGKWNHLRGPYKEVHWSKMEGRNFVYKMELLMAALTPCL is encoded by the exons ATGTCGGGTGTTGGTCCAGCTGTCCGTGTCAGCATCGAGTCGACATGCGAGAAGCAGGTTCAGGAGGTGTCTCTGGACGGGATGGAGACATATGTCCCTCCGTTGTCCATGTCCCAGAACCTGGCCAAGTTAGCCCAGAGGATCGACTTTGGCCAAGGCTCTGACTCTGATGAGGAGGGGGTGGAAGCAGAACCCCGGGACCCTCAGGAGTGGGGGaaaacagaggcagaggaggatgAAGGTATGCTATTAGAGGCAGAGGAGGATGAAG CCACGGTGAAGTTCCAGCCATCCCTGTGGCCCTGGGACTCGGTGCGTAACAACCTTCGCAGCTCCCTGACAGAGATGTGTGTGCTGTACGATGTCCTCAGTGTCGTCAAGGAGAAGAAGTACATGGCCCTGGACCCAGTGTCACAGGACCCCTCGGCCGGGAAG ACACCCCAGGTATTCCAGCTCATCAGTAAGAAAAAGTCTTTGGCCACAGCTGCTCAGCTGCTTCTGAAAGGGGCAGAGAAACTCAGTAAGTCAGTGGCCGAGAACCAGGAGAACCGAAGACAGAGGGATTTCAACTCAGAGCTGCTGCGGCTTCGCTCCCAGTGGAAACTACGCAAAGTAGGAGACAAAATCCTGGGAGATCTCAGTTACAGGAGCGCAG GATCGTTGTTTCCTCACCCTGGCACATTTGAAGTGATAAAGAACACAGACATCAACCTGGACAAGAAGCTGCCGGAGGATTACTGTCCACTGAACGTCCAGATCCCCAGTGATCTGGAGGGATCCGCCTACATTAAG GTTTCAATCCAAAAACAGGCCCCTGACATTGGTGACCTGGGCACGGTGAACCTGTTCAGGAGGCAGCCTAAAGCTAAAGCAGGCACTCAGCCATGGCATGTAAAGCTGGAGGCTGCTCAGAACGTGCTGCTCTGTAAGGAGATCTTTGCCCAGCTGTCCCGGGAGGCAGTTCAGATCAAGtcccagatcccccacattgtAGTCAAGAACCAGATCATCTCACAACCCTTCCCAG GTCTCCAGCTGTCCATATCTTTGTGTCACTCCACTGGAGAGAAGAAGAACCAGAGGGCCTCGCCAGAGAAGCCTAAACCTGACGACCACCTCTACGTTCTAGAACATAACCTGCACCAGCTCATGCGAGAG TTCCACAAGCAGACTTTGAGTTCGATAGTGATGCCTCACCCGGCCAGTGCCCCCTTTGGCCACAAGAGGCAGCGTATGGCAGGGCCCATGGCCTACGACAAAGCAGAGATCTCAAGTCTGCAGCAGAATGAGGGCCTACTGGAGAAGATCATCAAGCAGGCCAAACACATCTTCCTGCGCAGTCG GACTGCGCGGACCATCGACAGCTTGGCCAGCCGTATAGAAGACCCCCAAATCCAGGCCCACTGGTCCAACATTAACGATGTGTATGAGTCCAGTGTCAAAGTTCTCATCACCTCGCAGGGCTACGAGCAGATCTGCAA GTCTATCCAACTGCAGCTGAACATCGGGGTGGAGCAGATCCGGGTGGTGCACAGGGACGGACgtgtcatctctctctctcaccaggaACAGGAGCTGCAGGACTTCCTGCTCTCACAG ATGTCTCAACACCAGGTTCATGCGGTTCAGCAGCTGGCTAAGGTGATGGGCTGGCACGTCCTCAGCTTCAGTAACCACGTGGGCCTAGGCTCCGTGGAGAGCATCGGAAACGCCTCCGCCATCACAGTCGCGTCCTCCAACGGGGAATATGCCATCTCAG TTCGTAATGGTCCGGAGAGTGGCTGTAAAGTCCTGGTCCAGTTCCCACGCAGCCAGAGCAAGGAGCTGCCCAAGTCTGATGTAATCCAGGACGGGAAGTGGAACCACCTGCGAGGGCCCTATAAGGAGGTCCACTGGAGCAAGATGGAGGGACGCAACTTTGTCTACAAGATGGAGCTGCTCATGGCCGCCCTCACCCCCTGTCTTTAG